The sequence below is a genomic window from Sorangiineae bacterium MSr12523.
AGGCGCAAGGCCAACGTCGACGAGGTGAGCACGCCGGAAAAACCGAATCGCGCAGCGCCGATCAAGTTGTAATGCGTTTTGCCGACGATGCGCCGTTCGCGCTTGTACGGAATGCCCTCGCGCCGGAAGCCGACGAAGCCCACCTGGCCGCGCACGAAAGGGAACGTCGAGCGCGTGGACAGCGCCACGTCGCGCACGCGCTTGTCGACGAGGAAGAACTCGGCCATGTCGAGCACGATCTCGTGATCGGCGATGCGGTGCATGACCCGGTAAAAGAGCTTGCGCCCGAGGTGCATGAGGAAAAATTCCTCGCGCTTGTCGCGTAGGCCGTACACGATGTCGACCCCCGAGAGCCAGCGGTCGACGAAGCGCGGGATCATCTCCGGCGGGTCCTCGCAGTCGACGTCGATGTTGGCGATGGCATCGCCGCGCGCGTTCTGCATGCCGCACGTAATCGCCGCCTGGTAGCCATAATTGCGGCTCAACGTGAGGTAGCGCACCCGCGGATCCTTGGCGGCAATGCCGCGCACGATCTCGAGGGTCGAATCGACGCTGCGGTTGTTGATGAAGAGCAGCTCGATGCGAACCTTCTCCTCGAGCGGTGCCACCGCTTTGACGAGGCGCTCGTAGAAGAGAGGAACGCTCTTCTCCTCGTTCATCACGGGGCAGACGATGGTTAGGAGCTTCCTCCCGTCATTCATCGTGATTTTTCCAGGTGCGCCAGGGCGCGCGCGGGCCGGCCCAAAGGTCGTTGAGCATGTTGTATTCGCGCATCGTATCCATCGGCTGCCAGAAGCCGGTGTGTGCGTAAGCCATCAATTCGCCATCGCGCGCGAGCCGCTGCATCGGCTCGCGTTCGAGCACCATGCCCGGGCCGCCTTCGAGGTAGTCCCAAATGCGACGCGCATCGCAGACGAAGAAGCCGGCGTTGATGAAGCCCTCGCTGGCCTGCGGCTTCTCGTTGAACTCGCGCACGCTGCCCCCATCGAGCACCATCTCGCCGAAGCGCCCCGGCGGCCTCGCCGCGGTGACCGTACAGACTTTGCCGTGCTGCCGGTGAAATTCAATGAGCTTGCCGATGTCGATGTCACTCACGCCATCGCCGTACGTGAGAAGAAAGAACTCGTCCGCATCGAGGTACCGACGCACCGCCGCGACGCGCCCGCCCGTCATCGTGTGCTCGCCGGTTTCCGCAAGCGTCACATTCCACGCCTCCGACACATGCCGCCCGTGAAACTGGACATCGTGTCGCTCGCCCAGGCGAACGGTGAGGTCCGTGGTCATGGCGCGGTAGTTGAGGAAGAACTCCTTGATGAGCCAGCCTTTGTATCCCAGGCAAAGGACGAAGTCGTTCACGCCATGCGCGGCGTAGCTCTTCATGATGTGCCAGACGATGGGCTTACCCCCGATGGGAAGCATCGGTTTGGGCAGGACCTCGCTCGCCTCGCGAATTCGCGTTCCCTGGCCGCCGCAAAGAATGACCGCTTTCATGGATGGGCACTTATTACGCCAGGTCGGGAGGGAGGTACAGCAAGTGCAAATTACGCAACGACTCGCCCTGGCTGGCCGAATAGCCAGGTATGAAGGTCCTCCATTCCCGGTACGCCGAGGTTACTTACGCCTGTGTCATTTCCACTCTGGCGGTATTCGCTGCCTATGCCGGGGGTTGCTCGTCCGACTCGGGCGGAGAGCCGGTCGACGCGGGGACCGATCGCGGGAGCATCGTTCCACTGCCAGACGCCTCGGGGCCTTGCGACCTGACAAAGCCGTTCGGGGCGCCGATTTTGCTGGACGGCGTCAATCTCCCGGCGACGGAGTCGGGCACGCTCTCGCCCGACGAACTGACCTTCTACAGCATGAGCAAGAGCTCCGGCCGGTGGCACATCTACGCGGCGACGCGCCAAAGCTTGGATGGCGCGTTTGGTCCACCCAAGCTCTTCGAGGGGATCCGGCCCAGCGGCGAATTGCCCGAGGACTTCGATCCGTTCCTCAGCTTCGATGGGAACCAGTTCTTCTTTTCCTCGATCCGCGAAGGCGCCGGAACGCCCGGCGACTTCGACATCATGGTGGCGACGCGGCCTTCGCCGGGCGCTCCGTTCGACCCGCCGATCGGCATCGGCACGATCAACACGGCAACAGGTGTCGAGCGCTCCCCAGTTCCCAACGCCAACAACAGCGTTCTGTACTTTTCGGGGATGGTTCCAAACAACACGGCCCCATCGCGCGTCTACAAGTCCGTCCGCACCGGGGCGGAATTCGGCTCACCGGAAGTGATCGACCTCGGGGCGACGACGGGCGATGGGTCGCCCGTCCTGGATCAGAGCGATCTCACGATGTTTTTTGGCTCTTCGCGCACCGGCAGCCAACAGGGCGACGTCTGGGTCGCCAAGCGCCAAAACGTCACGGGCAAGTTCACGGGATCCACGAACGCGGCCGACGTGGCGGCGCTCAACAGTGATTCGAACGATACGCCTCGATGGCTCAGCGTCGACGGGTGCCGCATTTATCTCGCGAGCGATCGCCCCGTCCCCAACGATGCGGGCACGGGGCGCTTCAACATGTACGTCGCCACACGGCCTAAGTAGAGACGGCTGCGAGCCACTCGGCTTCGGCGCGTAGCCCCTCGGCCAACGTGACCTTGGGGGCGAAGCCGAGAAGGGTGCGCGCGCGCGTGGTGTCGGCCCACGTGTGGTTCACGTCGCCCAATTGCTTGTTGCCGTGTTCGACCTTCAGCGGGCCGACCACCTCGCCGAGCGTGGCGAGCACTTGGTTCACCGTGACGCGGGAGCCGCCGCCGATGTTGAACACACCGCCCTCGGTCGCGTTCATCGCCGCGATGTTGGCGTCGACGATGTCGGCCACGAAGGTGAAATCGCGGGTCTGCTCACCGTCGCCGAACAGCGGGATCTTCTCACCGCGCCGGGCTGCCTGAATGAACTTGTGAAACGCCATGTCAGGCCGCTGGCGCGGTCCGTACACGGTGAAATATCGCAGCGACGTCGTGGGGATGCCGTGGTTCATGCGATAGAGCTCGCACAGGTGCTCGGCGGCAAGCTTCGTCACGCCGTACGGTGAAAAAGGTCGCGTGGGGCTCGACTCGCGCATGGGCAACTCGTCGATGTTGCCGTAGACCGACGACGACGACGCGTACACCACGCGCCGCACCGGACTACCGCGTCGAGACTTCACCGCCTCGAGCACCCGCTGCGTGGCGAGCACGTTGTCGCGAAGGTACGCATCGAAGGTGCGCCCCCAGCTCGCACGCACGCCGGGCTGCGCCGCTTGATGGAAGATGACCTCGGCGCCATCGAACACCGGCTCGAGATCCGCCGTGGCAAGGTCCACCTCGGAGAGAGAGAACCGGCCTTCGTCGCGCAGGCGCTCGAGGTTCTTCTCCTTCGCATCACGCGAATAGTAATCGGTGAAGCGATCGATACCGACGACCTCGTGACCAAGCGCCACGAGCTTCTCGGACAAGTGCGACCCCACGAACCCTGCTGCTCCAGTGACGACGATGCGCATCTTCGCGCAAGCCTACTCGGGCAGCCGTCGAAGCGAAAGCCGTGCTAGTTTCCCGGGCCCGAATCATGCGACGCCGTTCGAAAGCTCGTTCTTTGCTGATTCCGGCCATCGTCGCCGTGTCGTTGGGCACGCTTTCGTCGTATGGCTGCTCCAGCGATGGCGCGCAACCTCCCGCCGATGCCGGCCAAGACCGTGGGACCATCATTCCACCCCCCGCCGAATGCACGACCATCCCCAACTTGGTGGCCTGGTGGAAGGGCGACGGAAGCAGCACGGATCAAACGGGCAAACACGATGGGCAGTGGGGTGCCGTCGACGCGGGCAGCGCCGGGGGCGGCCCCGCCTATGCCCCCGCCGAGGTCGGACTCGGCTTCCTCTTCAACGGGGCGACCTACGTGGACGTGCCCCCGGACCGCGCACTCGACTTCACGACCGACGTGAGCGTCGATGCGTGGATCAAGATCAACCCGGGGACGCTCAACGAAAAGGGAGGGCGCATCATCGACAAAGTGGGCAACCGGCTTGGATACGCCTTCGACGTTCACGGTGGAGGATTGAGGTTCTTCGTCGGCAACGCCACGGGAGCCGGCGGTGACGTCATCACCGAAAAACCCCTTCCGCAAGGCGAGCTCATTCACGTTGCCGCCGTCATGGGCGCTGGACTCGCCACGGTCTACGTGAACGGCGCCGTGGGCGCGGCCAAGTCGATCCCTCAGGCCTCCCCGAGCGACGCCGCCCTACGCATCGGAGCCGCCTCCACCGAGAACGCTCCGTTCAACGGCATCATCGACGAAGTGGCCTTGTATTCCAGAGCTCTGACGGCAACGGAGATCGCAACGTTGTTCGCCCGAGGCCCGAACGGACGCTGCCCTTGAACGCTGAAACCGAGCAAGTCCGCGGGCCTCGGCCCTTGCGAGAGCGCATCCACCATCGCGTGAGCGCGTTTCGTGCCCAGCTCGACGATCGCGGGGCGCGATTCCGATTCGCGGCGTGGATGGCCATGGTGCTCATCGTCGGAATCGCGACGTGGCAACTCATCGGTCCGATGTTCAAGGACCTCGGTGCCTACGGCCTGCATGATTGGGAAGCGCATCTCGCGTACCGAGCCATCGTTCCCGTCTCCATGCGCTATCTCGAGGGCCCGTGGTGGCATCCGTGGTTCTGCGGCGGCGCACCCGCATGGGGGTATTCGGAGTCGGCGCCCTCATTGGTCTCTCCGTATCTCCCGTTTTATCTTTCCCTGCCCGTCCACGTCGCAGCCAGGTTCGAGGTACTTGGCCAAACGTGTTTTGCCTTCATCGCGTCGTACCTCCTGGCGGGCCGTTTTACGCGCACAATCGCGGTGCGCGCACTCGTTGGCATTCTGTACGGCCTCAATGGCCGCTGGGCGCTGCAGGCAACCACGG
It includes:
- a CDS encoding NAD-dependent epimerase/dehydratase family protein, encoding MRIVVTGAAGFVGSHLSEKLVALGHEVVGIDRFTDYYSRDAKEKNLERLRDEGRFSLSEVDLATADLEPVFDGAEVIFHQAAQPGVRASWGRTFDAYLRDNVLATQRVLEAVKSRRGSPVRRVVYASSSSVYGNIDELPMRESSPTRPFSPYGVTKLAAEHLCELYRMNHGIPTTSLRYFTVYGPRQRPDMAFHKFIQAARRGEKIPLFGDGEQTRDFTFVADIVDANIAAMNATEGGVFNIGGGSRVTVNQVLATLGEVVGPLKVEHGNKQLGDVNHTWADTTRARTLLGFAPKVTLAEGLRAEAEWLAAVST
- a CDS encoding LamG domain-containing protein; translated protein: MRRRSKARSLLIPAIVAVSLGTLSSYGCSSDGAQPPADAGQDRGTIIPPPAECTTIPNLVAWWKGDGSSTDQTGKHDGQWGAVDAGSAGGGPAYAPAEVGLGFLFNGATYVDVPPDRALDFTTDVSVDAWIKINPGTLNEKGGRIIDKVGNRLGYAFDVHGGGLRFFVGNATGAGGDVITEKPLPQGELIHVAAVMGAGLATVYVNGAVGAAKSIPQASPSDAALRIGAASTENAPFNGIIDEVALYSRALTATEIATLFARGPNGRCP
- a CDS encoding glycosyltransferase family 2 protein, producing MNDGRKLLTIVCPVMNEEKSVPLFYERLVKAVAPLEEKVRIELLFINNRSVDSTLEIVRGIAAKDPRVRYLTLSRNYGYQAAITCGMQNARGDAIANIDVDCEDPPEMIPRFVDRWLSGVDIVYGLRDKREEFFLMHLGRKLFYRVMHRIADHEIVLDMAEFFLVDKRVRDVALSTRSTFPFVRGQVGFVGFRREGIPYKRERRIVGKTHYNLIGAARFGFSGVLTSSTLALRLLAYWGFPLVPLNMVLALAMLFAGDGPSGARIERCLLALVAFELGWAMLAFGFIGIYLARVYKDSIALPLYVVDTALSSESNVPPVSPGAGKGP
- the rfbF gene encoding glucose-1-phosphate cytidylyltransferase, whose protein sequence is MKAVILCGGQGTRIREASEVLPKPMLPIGGKPIVWHIMKSYAAHGVNDFVLCLGYKGWLIKEFFLNYRAMTTDLTVRLGERHDVQFHGRHVSEAWNVTLAETGEHTMTGGRVAAVRRYLDADEFFLLTYGDGVSDIDIGKLIEFHRQHGKVCTVTAARPPGRFGEMVLDGGSVREFNEKPQASEGFINAGFFVCDARRIWDYLEGGPGMVLEREPMQRLARDGELMAYAHTGFWQPMDTMREYNMLNDLWAGPRAPWRTWKNHDE